In a genomic window of Mustela nigripes isolate SB6536 chromosome 8, MUSNIG.SB6536, whole genome shotgun sequence:
- the SKA1 gene encoding spindle and kinetochore-associated protein 1 — translation MASSDLEQLCSHINEKISNIKRTLSLRNCGQEPALRTKLDKIGDEIIVVNELLNKLELEIQYQEQTNHSLKELSESLEEDYKDVEHLKENIPPHLPQVTVSQNFANVSDLDPEEPVKVEETAATKKPPKEQRSIKEMPFITSDEFNGIPAYMKSRLTYCQINDVIKEINKAVVSKYKILHQPKKSMSSVARNLYHRFIDEETKDTKGHYFIVEADIKEFTALKADKRFHVILNILRHCRRLSEVRGGGLTRYVIT, via the exons ATGGCCTCCTCAGATCTGGAACAATTATGCTCTCATATTAATGAAAAGATTAGCAATATTAAAAGAACTCTGTCACTTAGAAATTGTG GTCAGGAACCTGCCTTGAGGACTAAATTAGATAAAATAGGAGATGAGATCATTGTTGTAAATGAACTTCTAAATAAATTGGAATTGGAGATTCAGTATCAAGAACAAACCAACCATTCACTCAAG gaactCTCTGAATCCCTTGAAGAGGATTATAAAGACGTGGAGCATCTCAAAGAAAACATTCCTCCCCATTTGCCTCAAGTAACAGTAAGCCAGAACTT TGCTAATGTCTCAGATCTTGACCCTGAGGAACCAGTCAAAGTTGAGGAAACCGCAGCCACAAAGAAGCccccaaaagaacaaagaagtatAAAAGAAATGCCGTTTATAACTTCTGATGAATTTAATGGCATTCCAGC GTACATGAAATCTCGCTTAACCTATTGTCAAATTAATGATGTTATTAAAGAAATCAACAAGGCGGTGGTTAGTAAATACAAGATCCTACATCAACCAAAAAAGTCCATGAGTTCCGTGGCCAGAAATCTCTACCACAGATTTATTGACGAAGAAACGAAAGATACCAAAG gTCACTATTTCATAGTGGAAGCTGACATAAAGGAGTTCACAGCTTTGAAAGCTGACAAGCGGTTTCACGTGATACTGAATATCTTACGACACTGCCGGAGGCTCTCAGAGGTCCGCGGGGGAGGCCTTACCCGATACGTCATAACTTGA